The proteins below come from a single Xyrauchen texanus isolate HMW12.3.18 chromosome 3, RBS_HiC_50CHRs, whole genome shotgun sequence genomic window:
- the LOC127633288 gene encoding zinc finger protein 99-like → MQTRAQKQNASRKGVSDCENKKSTHISNEEPVDQKDIQLPQTPIKRKSKEFKLSSLVNGRRCKEDPHLDGINRNAESSKINSVKCSAKHAGNILPKSLYSGKARGGGKKRQPRLTDQWTEGKYPCKECGMVLESRMDLVNHFQVAHHHSRPFKCHVCSMCFVAPAKLKCHMRSHSGERPYTCDICNKSFTQKGSLNIHMIRHSGVKAYKCEECGRKFARCADLNSHKKTHSEEKQHSCTECGKKFRRGEHLRQHLLIHTGELPYSCTHCDKKFRILSNLAVHRRIHTGEKPCKCPKCGVRFRQWNALKGHLESAHSGQRPYSCERCSSSFSRLNYLRNHMITHTNSRLFVCEQCGHIFKNQSNLDVHRTVHSDDRPFKCSLCDKSFKRTQGLKTHRLVHTVERPHKCVICNKTYRSTTGLRVHMFSHTGARPYTCKECKKSFRDPSSMRRHAITHTGEKPYKCKLCPKKYSQLSGYKAHMRVHTGEKPYTCTYCSKTFRYPNSLKAHILLHTGQAPFPCPECGKLFKQTNSLKTHMKTFGHSDKRKSDTNKVKRKK, encoded by the exons ATGCAGACACGAGCGCAGAAGCAGAACGCGTCAAGAAAAG GAGTAAGTGACTGTGAGAACAAAAAGAGTACACATATTTCCAATGAGGAACCTGTTGATCAGAAAGATATCCAGCTCCCACAGACACCAATTAAAAGGAAGAGCAAAGAATTTAAACTATCATCATTAGTTAATGGTCGCAGGTGCAAGGAAGACCCACACCTTGATGGTATAAATAGAAATGCTGAGAGCAGTAAGATCAATAGTGTCAAATGTTCTGCAAAACATGCTGGTAACATCCTACCTAAAAGCCTTTACAGTGGGAAGGCCAGAGGTGGTGGAAAAAAGAGGCAGCCCAGGTTGACTGATCAGTGGACGGAAGGTAAATATCCATGTAAAGAATGTGGCATGGTTCTAGAGAGCAGAATGGACCTTGTGAATCATTTCCAGGTGGCACATCATCATTCGCGTCCATTCAAGTGCCATGTATGTAGCATGTGCTTCGTTGCACCAGCCAAACTGAAATGTCACATGCGCTCCCACTCCGGGGAGCGTCCTTACACCTGTGACATCTGTAATAAATCTTTTACCCAGAAGGGCTCTCTGAACATCCATATGATACGGCACAGTGGTGTGAAAGCATATAAATGTGAAGAATGTGGCCGCAAGTTTGCCAGATGCGCTGActtgaattcacacaaaaaaactcACTCCGAGGAGAAACAGCACAGCTGCACCGAATGTG GTAAAAAATTCAGACGAGGAGAACATTTGCGCCAGCATTTACTAATACATACTGGAGAGTTGCCATATTCCTGTACACATTGTGATAAAAAGTTTCGTATTCTTAGTAACCTTGCTGTTCATCGCCGCATACACACAGGagaaaaaccttgcaaatgtCCTAAATGTGGAGTACGCTTTAGACAGTGGAACGCCTTGAAAGGACATCTTGAAAGTGCACACTCAGGTCAACGGCCTTACTCTTGTGAACGATGCAGTAGCAGCTTTTCACGTTTGAATTATCTTCGTAATCACATGATTACACACACCAATAGCAGACTGTTTGTCTGTGAGCAGTGTGGTCATATTTTCAAAAATCAGAGTAATTTGGATGTCCACCGAACTGTTCACTCTGATGACAGGCCATTTAAATGCTCACTGTGTGACAAGAGCTTTAAACGGactcaaggtctgaaaacacacaGGCTAGTTCACACTGTTGAGCGTCCACATAAGTGTGTGATCTGCAACAAAACATACCGCAGCACGACAGGATTGCGTGTACATATGTTTAGTCACACAGGTGCACGTCCATATACTTGCAAAGAGTGCAAAAAGAGCTTTAGAGATCCTAGTTCCATGAGAAGACATGCCATAACACACACTGGGGAAAAACCTTATAAATGTAAGCTTTGCCCCAAGAAATATTCCCAGCTTTCAGGCTACAAAGCTCACATGCGTGTGCACACTGGCGAAAAGCCGTATACGTGCACCTATTGCTCCAAGACTTTCCGCTATCCAAACAGTTTGAAAGCCCACATTTTACTCCACACAGGACAGGCTCCTTTTCCATGCCCAGAGTGTGGAAAACTATTTAAGCAAACTAATAGCttaaaaacacacatgaaaaCATTTGGCCACAGTGACAAAAGGAAATCAGATACCAATAAAGTGAAGAGAAAAAAGTGA